The proteins below come from a single Corylus avellana chromosome ca3, CavTom2PMs-1.0 genomic window:
- the LOC132174725 gene encoding subtilisin-like protease SBT3.9: MDTNSRNWKWARKNHLLAVVSLFLLQNHLHVSVMFVEAKSSVHIVYMGQKKHDDPETTKKSHHKMLSNFLGSKEAAKSSILYSYRHGFSGFAARFTESQAEAIADFPGVVQVIPNRIHKLHTTRSWDFIGINQHSSTNLLRKSNMGEGTIIGVIDSGVWPESECFNDEAMGPVPSRWKGICQQGERFNSTNCNKKLIGARWFVKGVRDELKMPINETGTIEFLSPRDLIGHGTHTASTAGGYFVEKANYRGLAAGLARGGAPLAHLAIYKACWSIANGGCSDADLLKAFDKAIHDGVDIISLSVGNDIPLFSYVDQRDTIAIGSFHAIAKGISVVCSAGNNGPISQTISNTAPWLITVAATTIDRAFPTAITLGNNRTIWGQSIDIGKHYPGFTGLTYSERIAVDPTDDSAKDCQLGSLNATKAAGKIILCFSKSHQQDIISASNSVLEAGGVGLIFAHFKDDGLVSCNIIPCIRVNYDVGTQILSYIRRARSPTAKLSFPRTDIGKWVSPRVATFSSRGPSSMSPAVLKPDIAAPGVDILAAYPPVHTKRSNGFALLSGTSMACPHVAGIAALIKSVHQNWSPAAIRSALVTSAYQIGTDGTSIYQDGPNSKVADAFDLGGGHVNPNKAVDPGLIYNISTDDYVQFLCSLGYSSASITSLTKTTIDCVEKSHFELNLNLPSITIPNLKETVTVTRTVTNVGHFTSVYKVIVEAPYGIQMTVKPQTLSFNSTTEVLSFQVTFSSTQKLYGDYKFGSLTWTDGKHLVRIPIAVLPSNLDHIYGNVEDGWKVIQSNDYL; encoded by the exons ATGGATACCAATTCAAGAAACTGGAAATGGGCAAGAAAAAACCACTTGCTTGCAgttgtctctctctttttgctGCAAAACCATCTTCATGTCTCTGTAATGTTTGTTGAGGCCAAAAGCAGT GTGCATATTGTATATATGGGACAGAAGAAGCATGATGATCCAGAAACTACCAAAAAGTCCCACCATAAAATGCTATCAAACTTTCTAGGAAG CAAAGAAGCTGCGAAGAGTTCCATACTTTACAGCTATAGGCATGGCTTTTCTGGTTTTGCTGCAAGATTTACAGAATCTCAGGCAGAAGCAATTGCAG ACTTTCCTGGAGTTGTGCAAGTGATCCCAAATCGCATTCACAAGCTCCATACAACCAGAAGCTGGGACTTCATTGGGATCAATCAACATTCTTCGAcaaatcttttaagaaaaagcAACATGGGTGAAGGGACAATCATTGGTGTGATAGATTCAG GAGTTTGGCCAGAGTCTGAGTGTTTCAATGATGAAGCCATGGGTCCAGTTCCATCACGCTGGAAAGGAATTTGCCAACAAGGAGAGCGCTTCAATTCCACAAATTGCAACAAGAAACTTATTGGAGCTCGTTGGTTTGTAAAAGGAGTGAGGGATGAACTCAAAATGCCCATTAATGAAACTGGCACCATTGAATTTCTATCCCCACGAGATTTAATTGGCCATGGAACTCATACGGCTTCAACAGCAGGTGgatattttgttgaaaaagcAAACTACAGGGGATTAGCTGCTGGTTTAGCTAGAGGAGGAGCACCGCTTGCTCACCTTGCTATTTACAAGGCTTGTTGGTCAATTGCCAATGGAGGATGCAGTGATGCTGACCTACTAAAAGCATTTGACAAAGCCATACATGATGGAGTGGATATCATATCCTTATCTGTTGGCAATGACATTCCTTTGTTCTCCTATGTCGATCAGCGTGATACAATTGCAATTGGTTCTTTCCACGCAATCGCTAAGGGGATCAGTGTAGTTTGTTCAGCAGGAAATAATGGTCCTATCTCGCAAACAATATCAAACACTGCACCATGGCTCATCACTGTTGCAGCCACCACAATAGACAGGGCCTTCCCAACAGCCATTACACTTGGAAATAACCGCACTATATGG GGCCAATCTATTGATATTGGAAAACATTATCCTGGATTCACTGGCCTTACATACTCAGAACGCATAGCTGTAGACCCCACAGATGATTCAGC CAAGGACTGTCAGCTAGGAAGTCTCAATGCAACAAAGGCAGCAGGGAAAATTATTCTTTGTTTCTCAAAATCACATCAACAGGATATAATCTCTGCATCAAATTCTGTGCTGGAAGCTGGAGGAGTTGGACTCATATTTGCACATTTTAAGGATGATGGGCTTGTATCATGCAATATAATCCCATGTATTAGAGTAAATTATGACGTAGGGACACAAATACTTTCCTACATCAGAAGAGCTAG GTCTCCAACTGCAAAGCTGAGTTTTCCAAGGACAGACATTGGGAAGTGGGTGTCCCCACGAGTTGCAACTTTCTCATCCAGAGGGCCAAGTTCCATGTCCCCAGCAGTGCTAAAG CCTGACATCGCTGCACCGGGTGTTGACATCTTAGCTGCATATCCACCAGTTCATACAAAACGCAGCAACGGGTTTGCACTGCTATCAGGAACTTCAATGGCTTGTCCCCATGTTGCAGGAATAGCCGCTCTCATCAAATCTGTACATCAGAACTGGTCACCTGCAGCGATAAGATCAGCTCTGGTCACATCCG CTTACCAAATTGGAACAGATGGAACAAGTATATATCAAGATGGGCCCAATAGCAAGGTAGCTGATGCATTTGACTTAGGTGGTGGGCATGTTAATCCCAACAAAGCAGTGGATCCAGGGCTGATTTACAACATTAGCACAGATGATTATGTTCAGTTCCTCTGCTCCTTGGGTTACAGCAGTGCCTCCATCACCAGTTTGACAAAGACCACAATCGATTGTGTGGAGAAAAGCCATTTTGAACTCAACCTCAACCTCCCTTCTATCACAATTCCTAATCTCAAAGAAACAGTAACAGTAACAAGAACGGTGACAAATGTAGGACACTTTACTTCAGTCTATAAAGTTATAGTGGAGGCTCCATATGGCATACAAATGACAGTAAAGCCTCAAACTTTGAGTTTCAATTCAACCACCGAAGTTCTTTCCTTCCAAGTTACCTTCTCCTCAACACAAAAACTATATGGAGACTACAAATTCGGAAGTCTAACATGGACAGACGGTAAGCATCTTGTTAGGATTCCTATAGCTGTACTGCCATCAAACCTGGATCATATATATGGAAATGTAGAGGACGGCTGGAAAGTAATACAGTCAAATGATTATCTTTAA
- the LOC132176652 gene encoding uncharacterized protein LOC132176652 encodes MNINGFLLGLLDSLKFVVMVAFARLGLLNSPEQVSDTEEDHSTDSTSYVLVMDGLSPSLIPLQSLMALIKKRLSVMEYSNLLQKYGAHDDEDHVDMGVPG; translated from the exons ATGAACATTAATGGATTTCTACTAGGCCTGCTGGACTCTTTAAAGTTCGTGGTCATGGTGGCATTTGCTCGTCTGGGTCTTCTCAATTCGCCAGAACAAGTATCTGATACTGAAGAAGACCACTCCACTGATTCCACAAGTTATGTTCTTGTGATGGATGGCTTATCTCCGTCGCTAATCCCACTCCAGAGTCTAATGGCCTTGATCAAGAAGAGGCTTTCTGTGATGGAATACAGCAATCTTCTTCAAAAATATGGGGCGCATGATGATGAAGATCATGTGGATATG GGAGTGCCTGGATAG
- the LOC132176644 gene encoding large ribosomal subunit protein uL11c: protein MVSMASSLSTFHYSPSSSSCSKNTDNVKLSSSLFGSPIAVSTFSSKPNNISLASPTPRRLAVIAMAPPKPGGKSKKAVGLIKLALEAGKATPAPPVGPALGSKGVNIMAFCKDYNARTADKAGYVIPVEITVYDDRSFTFILKTPPASVLLLKAAGVEKGSKDPQLEKVGKITIDQLRTIAAEKLPDLNCTSIESAMRIIAGTAANMGIDIDPPVLEKKKKELLL, encoded by the exons ATGGTGTCGATGGCGTCTTCACTCTCTACCTTTCACtattctccttcttcttcttcttgttccaaGAACACTGACAATGTtaagctttcttcttctcttttcggTTCACCTATTGCCGTTAGTACTTTCTCTTCAAAGCCCAACAACATTTCTCTTGCTTCTCCAACGCCCAGGCGTCTCGCGGTCATCGCCATGGCTCCACCCAAGCCCGGTGGCAAATCTAAGAAAG CGGTGGGATTGATAAAGCTGGCTCTGGAGGCAGGGAAGGCGACCCCGGCGCCGCCTGTAGGGCCGGCACTGGGTTCCAAGGGTGTCAATATCATGGCTTTCTGTAAGGACTACAATGCCAGAACCGCCGACAAGGCCGGTTATGTTATTCCCGTCGAAATCACCGTTTACGAT GATAGGAGCTTTACTTTCATATTGAAGACTCCTCCTGCTTCGGTTCTACTCCTTAAGGCCGCAG GTGTGGAGAAAGGTTCTAAAGACCCACAGTTAGAGAAAGTGGGCAAGATCACCATTGATCAACTGCGCACAATCGCTGCTGAAAAGCTGCCAGACTTAAATTGCACAAGTATTGAATCAGCAATGAGAATTATAGCAGGCACTGCAGCTAATATGGGAATTGATATTGATCCTCCGGttcttgaaaaaaagaagaaggaactTCTTTTGTAG